The window CGCGGGTCCGTCAGCGGCCCGATGACGTCCAGGAACTCGACGATCGAGCCCGGCCAGCCGTGCGTCAGCAGCACCGGCGTCGCGGACGGCTCCGGGGAGACCACGTGCAGGAAGTGCACGTTCGTCCCGTCGATCGTCGTCGTGAACTGCGGGAAGCCGTTGATGCGCTCCTCCTGGGCCCGCCAGTCGAAGCCCGTCCGCCAGTATTCGGCCAGCTCACGCACGTAGTCGACGGGCGCGCCGAGCCGCCAGCCGGCGTCGGCGGGCTGGTCGGGCCAGCGCGTGTTCGCCAGGCGCGCGCGGAGGTCGTCGAGGTCTGCTTGCGGTACGTCGATGTGGAACGGCGTGATCGTCATACCCCGACGGTAGGAGCTATCGCGGACAGATCCGGTCCTCGAGGCGATCCAGTACCCGGTCGACCCCGCGGCCGTCCACTGTGGACGAAGCTGCGGCCGACAACGACTCCCGGAGCGCAGCGTCGGAGAGCAGCGAACGCAAGACCGCCGTCACCGAAGGCAGCCGATCCGCCAGGGACTCCGCGGGGCCGAGCCCGGCCGCCAAGCCGAGGTCCAGCGCCGCCCGGTAACCCGGCCCCTGGTTGTCCACCAGCCGCACCGCCGCCGTCGGGACGCCGAGGCAGCACAGCTCGACGAACGTCATCCCGGCCGCGCTCACCGCGATGTCCGTCGTCGCGAACAGCTCCAGCAGCGCGGGACTCGGCGCCGCTACCCGGATCGACTGGCCCGGCCGCAACGCGGGCAACGCGGGTTCGCCGCGCACCAGGACGTCCGCAGCGAACGGCAGCTCCGTGTCGCGAAGCGCGCGAAGCAGCAACCCCACTGTGGGCGCCCACTGGTCACCGCCGCCCATAGCGACCGTGACGTGCGGCGGCGGCCCTGAAGGCGCTCGGCGCGTAGACCGCACGACGTCGCGAAGCGGCGCGTACGCGATCCCCCGCAGCAAGACGTCCGAGCCGTCGTCAGGCCGGGCAGAAGGCGCGAAGCCCGAGTCGACGACGATGTCCGCGGGACGCCGCCCGTACACGTCGTCCTCGATCGACACCAGCAAAGCGCCCGCCGCGTTGACCTCTTCGCGCAGGTCACCGAGGCCGTAGTGGTCGACGATCACCGCGTCGAACCCCGTCGCGTCGAAAGGAGCGCGCCCGACGCCCAGCTCGTCGAAACGCGAAGCGAGCCATTCCGCGTTGTCGACGCGACCCGAGAAGGCGACCGAAAAGCCCCGCGCCACCGCCCGCTCGGCGTAGGCGACCATCCGCGCGACGTGGCCGGCGCCGATCGACGCCGACGCGTCCGCGCGCAGCAGCAGCCTCACCGGCCGACTTTCTTCTGCTCGACGTGCGCGTTGAGCGCCACCAGTTCCGGCCGCGACCGCAGCAGCGCGACCACCGCCCGCCAGTCGCCGACGTGGTCGCCCAGCTCGGCCACGAGCGCTTGCAGCAAAGACCAGTCCTCGGCGGTGTCGAG of the Amycolatopsis sp. NBC_01488 genome contains:
- a CDS encoding PseG/SpsG family protein, with amino-acid sequence MRLLLRADASASIGAGHVARMVAYAERAVARGFSVAFSGRVDNAEWLASRFDELGVGRAPFDATGFDAVIVDHYGLGDLREEVNAAGALLVSIEDDVYGRRPADIVVDSGFAPSARPDDGSDVLLRGIAYAPLRDVVRSTRRAPSGPPPHVTVAMGGGDQWAPTVGLLLRALRDTELPFAADVLVRGEPALPALRPGQSIRVAAPSPALLELFATTDIAVSAAGMTFVELCCLGVPTAAVRLVDNQGPGYRAALDLGLAAGLGPAESLADRLPSVTAVLRSLLSDAALRESLSAAASSTVDGRGVDRVLDRLEDRICPR